The nucleotide sequence CCATCGCTCATTATTTCAAAACAGAGCCAACTATACGCGTTGCTGCCTTACGTGGCGGCCTTGGTTTTGCCGCAATTAGTGTCTTTTGGACCACCTTGGTATTCCTGCTGGAAGACTCTTTTGGTTACGGCAGCGATGTTGCTGGGTATTTTGGGCTCATAGGTGTTGTAGGCGCGATGGGCGCAACAGTAACCGGTAAGTTGAACGATACTATGAATAAGTATAACATCATCTTATCGGCGAGTATTATTCTATTGATTTCTTGGATACTGTTTTACTTCTCTGGTAATTCCATCCTAGGATTGATAATAGGCGTGGTACTAATCGATCTTGGAATGCAGGCCCTACATATTACCAATCAGAATATCATATTCTCAAAAAACAAAGACGCTAGAAACAGAATCAATACCATTTATATGGTAGGATTTTTTGTGGGTGGTGCGTTGGGAACCTTATGTGCTTCCATCGCATGGGAGAACTATGGCTGGCCAGGTGTTTCTGTTTTAGGAATAGTGCTTTCTGCTGCCATTCTGGGAACTCAGCTCGTTTGGGGCAAGAACGACGATAAGTAATTTATGGTCATTACATACCACAACTACCTATAGGACTACCATCAGGAATATCCATCACTGGAATCGCCTTGATGTTTTCTGGATGGTCTTGCGCAGCCTTTATCATGTCGTGCAAAACCACATCGTGATCATCTTTAGAACCTAGCAGGCGATTGTTTATGGCATCAATTTGTTTCTTGACTTTTGACTTCACATTAAGATTCAGCTGGCTGGAATTATTTGCTATCAAAAGTTTGCTCAAATACAATTCCTGTAAACGTCTGGCAATTAAAGTTTCATAATCACCAGAAGTTTTAGCATCAAAAATCTGATCCGTCAATTGATTCATCATGGCACCTAATTCCAGGTTTTTACCATAAATACCTTGTTGTGCGATTCTATTCAATCGGGTAGCATTAAGCATGAAATCTATAGTCACTTCGGCGCTGGTGACAGCTGCAGCAATGGGATCAAAAGCCACTCCAGTCTCTGATTTAAAACTTTCACGATCTCTATTATAACCATAAGCCCGTGGCGGGAAATACTGTAATAAATCCTCTGGAATTTTAAGGTTTTCTGGTTCTAGCGTTGCCAATAAGGCTTCCAGTGCTGCTTCCTGCTCCTTTTTGGAGACGTATTCAAATTTGGCATCACCTTTTATGGCATAAGAATAACGCATGCCTCCTATTACCTTAGATGCAGCCTCTACCTGATAGCGATGCGAAAAATAAACCGGTACAAAAACATCTTCCAAAACACTTAGTGGCTGGCCATCTGGAATATTGTCTAAACCAAATTGCTTCATCGCCACTTTACGAATTTGCATCATACGATTGAGCTCTTCAACGGCGTCCTCGCCGCCATCCCATAGATGCGCCTCTGCATGTGCACCACTCGCCGCTCTTGCATCGCTGTCACTAATGAATTGGAGATTTTCATATTCTGCCTTTTTGATAATTCTCAACAAAAAGTCTTTTTCAGTCTCATTTTCTTCAGGTGTTCCATAAGAATATTGAACGGTCAACTTGTCCCATTCGCCTATACCAGTATCATACGCATCTGCTAAGGATATTATGCCATTTACCAAGTCATATTTAGGATGCGGATAATCCATCACACTAGATCGATCACTTACACTAGCCGCATAGTTATGTGCAAAACCCAACGTATGACCTACTTCATGAGCACCCAATTGACGTATTCTCGCCAAAGCCATTTTGAGCATTTCTGGAGATTCTTTCCCATTGGCAAAAGGCGCCTCCAGCATTCCTTGAGCGAGCATATAGTCCTGGCGTATACGCAAACTACCAAGGCTCACATGTCCCTTGAGGATTTCACCCGTTCGTGGATCTGTGATGGAACCACCATAACTCCAGCCACGTGTACTTCGGTGAACCCATTGGATCAAATTGTATCTCAAGTCCATAGGATCTGCGTCTGCTGGTAGCATTTTGACCTGAAAGGCATTGGAATAGCCAGCGCTTTCATATGCCTGATTCCACCAGCTGGCGCCTTCCAGCAGCGCACTGCGCACTGGTTCTGGCGTTCCTGGGTCCAGATAGTAGATGATGGGCTCTACGGCTTCGCTCACAGCAGCCTGCGGATTCTTCTTTTCCAGTCTATGTCTGGTGATCCAGCGTTTTTCCATAGGTGTACCTATAGGGCTGCTGTAATCCATGTAACTTGTGTAAAATGATCCTGACCGTGGATGAAAGGCCCTAGGCTCGAAACCATCGTCGGGTAATTCCACAAAGCTGTGGTGTTGGATGACTGTGACGCTATTCGCATCTGGTGCCACACTGCGCAAGTTGCGACCTTTAGGCTCGCCGGTAAAAGTGAGCATCGCTTCAAACTCCACGTTTTTAGGGAATGCCTTGGTATTTTCCATCCAAAGGGCACTGCGCGATTTATCGTTTTTGTACGAACCTTCATTACGGGATTTAAGTCGGTCCACCACTCCGTGAGCGTCTTCCATCAAAAATGGTGTCAGGTCGATCGTGTAAGTGGTTTCCTTTGCGGTCTTTTCTTTTTTGTCATTCTTGATCTCAAAACCGTAGAGTACAGATCGTGCAAAAGCCTCTTCTACAGACTGGCGCTCCTCATCATTATCTGTAATGGCGCGGTATTTTAGGTTGGGTTGCACGAGCAGCAATTTGTTGCCTGCCTTGATCCATTTCACGACCACACCATCGCCCAACTGCCCACGATCCAGACCTATATCATTGGATCCCAATCCAGTAGATAAAGAATGAACGTATAAAAATTCCTTATCCAACTCTTTGACTTCCAGCAGGATGGTTCCCTTGCTATCGTCATAGGTGAAGTCATAAAAGCCTTTGAATTGTTGAGGTGGTTGTTGGGAGTTCGCTTTCGCGAAAGCGAAATTCAAAACCATCAGATAACACGTGAGAGTTGATAGGTATTTCATAATTTTAGACAAAACACCTAAAATAAGGATATTCTAAAAGCTAGATCGTCCCGCCACAGATAAATTAAAAACCGATTATGAAGTACGCCTATTTTTTACTAGCGATTGTTTTGACCGTTTCCTGCAATGATGCAGCCGTTGATAATGATGTTGTTGGAGCCTGGAAGTTATCTGAATCCATGAACGACATAGGCGACGGTAACGCCACCTATCGCAAGGTTGAGAGCGACAAAACCCTACTGTTTACTGCCTACGGCACAGTCATCTCCAACCAAAACGTTTGCATAGGAAACAACTTCAAGGAAGGTACCGTCGCAGAGTGGAATCCTAATGCCAAGGAATTTAGCCTGGAAGATTGTACCGCTAGCTACGAATTGGATGAAGCGACTGGAGAATTAACGGTCACCTATCAATGCATGGAAGCTTGCGGTGAGCGCTATGTAAGAGCAGATTAATCCTTGCGATACTTGCTCGTTTTTTCAAACACGGCGTCGAGAATATCAATATCAGTTTGCTCCAATGATAGACCGCGGCGCTTCATGACGACATCTGCCACCTCATAGGCTTTGGATGGTTTGTAAGTCATAGTTCCCTGCGGTCCACCCCAAGAAAAGCTCGAGATAAAATTACGCGGATATCCAGCGCCATAAATATTAGCACTTACACCTATCACAGTTCCCGTATTGAACATGGTGTTGATGCCACATTTTGAGTGGTCGCCCATCATGAGGCCGCAAAACTGCAAGCCGGTTGGTGCAAAACGACCGGTTTCATAATTCCATAATTTGACTTCGGCATAATTGTTTTTGAGGTTGCTGGTATTGGTATCTGCTCCCAGATTGCACCACTCGCCTAGCACGCTGTTGCCTAAAAATCCTTCATGTCCTTTATTGGAATATCCAAAAATCACTGAATTGTTCACCTCGCCGCCTATTTTAGAATGTGGTCCAACAGTCGTTGGCCCGTAGACTTTGGTTCCTAATTTGGTTGCGCTATGTTCACATAAAGCAAAACCACCGCGTATGATACTGCCTTCCATGACCTCGCTGTCTTTACCTAGATAAATAGGGCCAGTCGACGCATTCAGAATACAAAACTGAGCGACGGCACCTTCTTCTAAAAATATGTTTTCTGAATTCACGGTCTGCACAGAATCAGGAATGGGCTGGCTCTTTCTACCGTTGGTGATCAGGTCAAAGTCAGCTTGAATAGCTTTGCCATTTTTAGAGAAAATATCCCAGGTATTAAAGATGCCATCGACTTCTTCATCTGTAAACAAAACCTGAGTGAGCTCGATGGTTGGTGTATGGATTTTTGCTGCCCGGTAGGCAATCACATGATTGCCGGCCATAAGCTTCTGCCCTA is from Nonlabens sp. YIK11 and encodes:
- a CDS encoding zinc-dependent metalloprotease, which produces MKYLSTLTCYLMVLNFAFAKANSQQPPQQFKGFYDFTYDDSKGTILLEVKELDKEFLYVHSLSTGLGSNDIGLDRGQLGDGVVVKWIKAGNKLLLVQPNLKYRAITDNDEERQSVEEAFARSVLYGFEIKNDKKEKTAKETTYTIDLTPFLMEDAHGVVDRLKSRNEGSYKNDKSRSALWMENTKAFPKNVEFEAMLTFTGEPKGRNLRSVAPDANSVTVIQHHSFVELPDDGFEPRAFHPRSGSFYTSYMDYSSPIGTPMEKRWITRHRLEKKNPQAAVSEAVEPIIYYLDPGTPEPVRSALLEGASWWNQAYESAGYSNAFQVKMLPADADPMDLRYNLIQWVHRSTRGWSYGGSITDPRTGEILKGHVSLGSLRIRQDYMLAQGMLEAPFANGKESPEMLKMALARIRQLGAHEVGHTLGFAHNYAASVSDRSSVMDYPHPKYDLVNGIISLADAYDTGIGEWDKLTVQYSYGTPEENETEKDFLLRIIKKAEYENLQFISDSDARAASGAHAEAHLWDGGEDAVEELNRMMQIRKVAMKQFGLDNIPDGQPLSVLEDVFVPVYFSHRYQVEAASKVIGGMRYSYAIKGDAKFEYVSKKEQEAALEALLATLEPENLKIPEDLLQYFPPRAYGYNRDRESFKSETGVAFDPIAAAVTSAEVTIDFMLNATRLNRIAQQGIYGKNLELGAMMNQLTDQIFDAKTSGDYETLIARRLQELYLSKLLIANNSSQLNLNVKSKVKKQIDAINNRLLGSKDDHDVVLHDMIKAAQDHPENIKAIPVMDIPDGSPIGSCGM
- a CDS encoding GlmU family protein codes for the protein MNIVLSDFNLHTPLLPFTFTRPTSHIRCGILTMAQRWEKMLDQPVSYQTEDYLQTKYPLTETDDNLVVAGHLFATKKLTQAILNLEIGQKLMAGNHVIAYRAAKIHTPTIELTQVLFTDEEVDGIFNTWDIFSKNGKAIQADFDLITNGRKSQPIPDSVQTVNSENIFLEEGAVAQFCILNASTGPIYLGKDSEVMEGSIIRGGFALCEHSATKLGTKVYGPTTVGPHSKIGGEVNNSVIFGYSNKGHEGFLGNSVLGEWCNLGADTNTSNLKNNYAEVKLWNYETGRFAPTGLQFCGLMMGDHSKCGINTMFNTGTVIGVSANIYGAGYPRNFISSFSWGGPQGTMTYKPSKAYEVADVVMKRRGLSLEQTDIDILDAVFEKTSKYRKD